The following coding sequences are from one Comamonas koreensis window:
- a CDS encoding AMP-binding protein, whose protein sequence is MATPLPPWQRLVHGPLAHWAQQRPDAVAIDDGVQRIGFADLHAAVAQRAQALEARNAPHTRLLDASQPPAALITDFLATNASGRCAALGDRAWSPAQQAQAQQWIDALAATPRDHYADAALQPFYIGFTSGSTGLPKGFRRHHQSWSESFRVCVDSFGQAANGCVMAPGSLSHSLFLFGALQGIWTGGGMQLQPRFSASQCLATLRQRATPCLVAVPSQLLVILQLAERRAIAPVESLQLLMISGARWMRQHTPALQALFPRARIVEFYGASESSFIAWMDADAEASPQVVGRAFSNVQLQIRDADLQPLPSGNVGTIWLKSPMLFIDYVGAQADATAALRDGDWLSVRDMGSLDAQGLLTLVGREKRMIVTQGKNLFPEEVEAVLCEHPRVAAASVHGVDDALRGKQVWVALQLRDDASPSPAQPPLQPLADAALARELADWCRSQLEAHKCPRRWFSATPWPQTASGKTDHPRLAQWLADALTSADNPA, encoded by the coding sequence TTGGCAACGCCCCTGCCGCCCTGGCAGCGCCTGGTGCATGGCCCGCTGGCCCACTGGGCGCAGCAGCGGCCCGATGCTGTTGCCATTGATGACGGCGTGCAACGCATTGGCTTTGCCGATCTGCATGCCGCCGTAGCGCAGCGGGCCCAGGCCCTGGAGGCCCGGAATGCACCGCACACACGCCTGCTGGATGCCAGCCAGCCCCCAGCAGCGCTGATCACCGATTTTTTGGCCACCAATGCCAGCGGCCGCTGCGCCGCGCTGGGCGACAGGGCCTGGTCGCCCGCGCAGCAAGCGCAGGCGCAGCAATGGATTGATGCGCTGGCCGCCACGCCCCGCGACCACTACGCCGATGCTGCGCTGCAACCCTTCTACATTGGCTTTACCTCGGGCAGCACCGGGCTGCCCAAGGGCTTTCGGCGCCACCACCAGTCCTGGAGCGAGAGCTTTCGCGTGTGCGTCGATAGCTTTGGCCAGGCCGCCAACGGCTGCGTGATGGCCCCTGGCAGCCTGTCGCATTCGCTGTTTTTGTTTGGCGCGCTGCAGGGCATCTGGACGGGCGGCGGCATGCAGCTGCAGCCGCGCTTTTCTGCCAGCCAGTGCCTGGCAACCCTGCGCCAGCGGGCCACGCCTTGCCTGGTGGCCGTGCCGAGCCAGCTGCTGGTGATCCTGCAACTGGCCGAGCGCCGTGCGATCGCGCCGGTAGAGTCGCTCCAGCTGCTGATGATCAGCGGCGCACGCTGGATGCGCCAGCACACGCCGGCGCTGCAGGCGCTGTTCCCCCGTGCGCGGATTGTCGAGTTCTATGGCGCCTCGGAATCGAGCTTTATCGCCTGGATGGATGCCGATGCCGAGGCCTCGCCGCAGGTGGTGGGGCGGGCCTTCAGCAATGTGCAGCTGCAGATCCGCGATGCCGACCTGCAGCCACTGCCCAGCGGCAACGTGGGCACCATCTGGCTCAAGAGCCCCATGCTGTTTATCGACTATGTGGGCGCGCAGGCCGATGCGACGGCTGCCCTGCGCGATGGGGATTGGCTCAGCGTGCGCGATATGGGCAGCCTCGATGCGCAAGGCCTGCTGACCCTGGTGGGACGCGAGAAGCGCATGATCGTCACCCAGGGCAAAAACCTGTTCCCCGAAGAGGTGGAAGCGGTGCTCTGCGAGCACCCGCGCGTGGCCGCTGCATCGGTGCATGGCGTCGATGATGCGCTGCGCGGCAAGCAGGTTTGGGTCGCGCTGCAATTGCGTGACGATGCCAGCCCCTCGCCTGCGCAGCCGCCACTGCAGCCGCTGGCCGATGCCGCGCTGGCCCGTGAGCTGGCCGACTGGTGCCGCAGCCAGCTCGAAGCGCACAAATGCCCACGCCGCTGGTTCAGCGCCACGCCCTGGCCGCAAACGGCCAGCGGCAAGACGGACCACCCCAGGCTTGCACAATGGCTGGCAGATGCGCTAACCAGCGCCGACAACCCCGCCTGA
- a CDS encoding nitroreductase, with translation MNKPLSASLITTDSPAASSALLRRSVRGFTPQPVADALLHDCLQEARRAPSGANLQPGYFWQVCGARREQLSGRLRQAYAAGEQEAEDYGYFPNPLPLSLRKRQVAAAQALYGALGVERGDAAGRGAQFGRNFRFFDAPVALIITIDSGFGPGGYMDLGMAIYGLMLAAQSRGLATCAIGAMASYPGLIRDALALPATQTVVCGMALGYEDTGAAVNQTLTARAEIDAYFKRLD, from the coding sequence ATGAACAAGCCCCTGTCTGCCTCTCTTATCACCACCGACTCGCCAGCTGCCAGCAGCGCGCTACTGCGCCGCTCGGTGCGTGGATTTACCCCGCAGCCGGTGGCCGATGCACTGCTGCACGATTGCCTGCAGGAGGCGCGGCGTGCGCCCAGTGGCGCCAATTTGCAGCCCGGCTACTTCTGGCAGGTGTGCGGCGCGCGGCGCGAGCAGCTCTCTGGCCGCCTGCGGCAGGCCTATGCGGCGGGCGAGCAAGAGGCCGAGGACTATGGCTATTTCCCCAACCCCCTGCCGCTGTCGCTGCGCAAGCGCCAGGTGGCAGCGGCCCAGGCTTTGTATGGCGCCTTGGGCGTGGAGCGGGGCGATGCAGCGGGGCGGGGCGCGCAGTTTGGGCGCAACTTTCGCTTTTTTGATGCGCCCGTGGCCCTCATCATCACCATCGACAGCGGCTTTGGGCCGGGCGGCTATATGGACCTGGGCATGGCCATCTACGGCCTGATGCTGGCGGCGCAGTCACGCGGTTTGGCCACCTGTGCCATTGGCGCCATGGCCTCGTACCCGGGTCTGATCCGCGATGCGCTGGCGCTGCCCGCCACGCAAACCGTGGTCTGCGGCATGGCCTTGGGCTACGAAGATACCGGAGCAGCGGTGAACCAGACCTTGACGGCCCGCGCCGAGATCGACGCGTACTTCAAGCGCCTGGACTGA
- a CDS encoding biotin transporter BioY: MTAEHRSETRAQRIALVALFAALMAAFGLIPKIDLPLGVPITAQTMGVMLAGCMLGAAMGFQALLLFLAAVALGLPLLSGGRGGMGVFFLPSAGYLLSYPLAAAVAGLVMRNLAGKGPSSPMRLAACAFVASVLGGIVVVHVFGVLGLMLLAKLSLVQAAVGTLVFVPGDLVKCVLVALIVHTVARGLPDWRFGGRRL; encoded by the coding sequence ATGACCGCCGAGCACCGCTCCGAAACCCGCGCCCAGCGCATAGCCCTGGTGGCCCTGTTTGCGGCGCTGATGGCCGCTTTCGGCCTGATCCCCAAAATCGATCTGCCGTTGGGGGTGCCGATTACCGCGCAGACGATGGGCGTGATGCTGGCCGGCTGCATGCTGGGAGCCGCGATGGGCTTCCAGGCCCTTTTGCTGTTTCTCGCGGCAGTCGCGCTGGGCCTGCCGTTGCTGTCCGGCGGCCGGGGCGGCATGGGCGTATTTTTCTTGCCCTCCGCAGGCTATCTCCTCTCGTACCCTTTGGCGGCAGCTGTTGCCGGGCTGGTGATGCGCAACTTGGCTGGCAAGGGCCCCTCATCGCCCATGCGCCTGGCCGCGTGCGCCTTTGTCGCATCAGTGCTGGGCGGTATTGTGGTCGTCCATGTCTTTGGGGTGCTGGGCCTGATGCTGCTGGCCAAGCTGAGCTTGGTGCAGGCCGCCGTTGGCACCCTGGTGTTTGTGCCCGGTGACCTGGTCAAGTGCGTGCTGGTGGCGCTGATTGTGCACACGGTGGCACGCGGCCTGCCCGACTGGCGCTTTGGCGGGCGCCGCCTGTGA
- a CDS encoding dicarboxylate/amino acid:cation symporter: MALTGKKGSSSALWILAAMLAGIALGYAVNAGAADAAAAKDIAGYIAIVSDVFLRLIKMLIGPLVFSTLVVGIAHMGDAASVGRVFFKAMMWFLTASLVSLLLGMVLANVLQPGANLGLPLPDVSAATNLATGKFTLREFINHTVPKSFAEAMANNEILQIVVFSMFFGVAMAALGDKAKTLLAAIDELSHVMLKITGYVMKLAPLAVLSAMASTVAINGLGILLKFAVFMGEFYLGLFILWSLLVLAGMAFLGKRVFKLLTLIKEAFMVSFATASSEAAYPKILDALDRFGVKRKISSFVMPMGYSFNLDGSMMYCTFATLFIAQAYGIELSLATQITMLLVLMLTSKGIAGVPRASLVVIAATLSHFNIPEAGLLLILGIDTFLDMGRSATNAVGNSLASAVVAKWEGELLSEEDAEALSRKLDAEAALAMHPLPETDPKA; encoded by the coding sequence ATGGCTCTCACGGGCAAAAAGGGCTCTTCATCGGCGCTGTGGATTTTGGCGGCGATGCTGGCCGGTATTGCACTGGGCTACGCAGTCAACGCAGGCGCTGCGGATGCAGCCGCTGCCAAGGATATTGCTGGCTATATCGCTATCGTCTCGGATGTGTTTCTGCGCCTGATCAAGATGCTGATCGGGCCGCTGGTGTTCTCGACCCTGGTGGTGGGCATTGCGCACATGGGCGATGCTGCTTCGGTGGGGCGGGTGTTCTTCAAGGCGATGATGTGGTTCCTGACCGCATCGCTCGTGTCGCTGCTCTTGGGCATGGTGCTGGCCAACGTGCTGCAGCCAGGCGCCAACCTCGGTCTGCCGCTGCCCGATGTGAGCGCGGCCACCAACCTGGCCACCGGCAAGTTCACCTTGCGCGAGTTCATCAACCACACGGTGCCCAAGTCGTTTGCCGAAGCGATGGCGAACAACGAGATCCTGCAGATCGTCGTGTTCTCGATGTTCTTTGGTGTGGCCATGGCCGCGCTGGGCGACAAGGCCAAGACGCTTCTGGCCGCCATTGATGAGCTATCACACGTGATGCTCAAGATCACCGGCTATGTGATGAAGCTCGCGCCGCTGGCGGTGCTCTCGGCCATGGCCTCGACCGTGGCGATCAATGGCCTGGGCATTCTGCTCAAGTTCGCCGTGTTCATGGGCGAGTTCTACTTGGGCCTGTTCATCCTGTGGTCGCTGCTGGTGCTGGCCGGTATGGCATTCCTGGGCAAGCGCGTGTTCAAGCTGCTGACCCTCATCAAGGAGGCCTTTATGGTGTCCTTTGCCACGGCCAGCTCGGAAGCGGCCTACCCCAAGATCCTCGACGCGCTGGACCGCTTTGGCGTCAAGCGCAAGATCTCGAGCTTTGTGATGCCGATGGGTTACTCCTTCAACCTCGATGGCTCGATGATGTACTGCACCTTTGCGACCTTGTTCATCGCACAGGCTTATGGCATCGAGCTGTCCTTGGCCACGCAGATCACCATGCTGCTGGTGCTGATGCTCACCTCCAAGGGCATTGCCGGCGTGCCGCGCGCTTCACTGGTGGTGATTGCCGCCACCTTGAGCCACTTCAATATCCCTGAAGCAGGTCTGCTGCTGATCCTGGGGATCGACACCTTCCTGGACATGGGCCGCTCTGCCACCAATGCGGTGGGCAACTCGCTGGCCTCTGCCGTGGTCGCCAAGTGGGAGGGCGAGCTGCTGTCCGAAGAAGACGCCGAGGCCCTGAGCCGCAAGCTCGATGCCGAGGCCGCGCTGGCCATGCACCCGCTGCCGGAGACCGATCCCAAGGCTTGA
- a CDS encoding SLC13 family permease: MSTSSPSSDQTQAAPSGNMLLWILLALALGFAVWQPRSPQATMALVDWQTIGALAGLLAITQAVERSGMLQATAQRLLTRVSTLRGLALLLTATAALLSALVTNDVSLFLLVPLTAVLAAQAHLPLARLVVLQALAVNAGSALTPIGNPQNLYLWHRSGESFLGFMAMMGPTVAIMLAWLLVAVWWLMPRTAITLKPATAPVAVQPRLLSIAVLLFVAFVIALERHWTLAGLGLVFGVFALAAPKVLRGVDWALLATIALMFVVLRQVAELPAMQALLLQWPIAEGWRAYLAAIVASQVISNVPATILLDGTVRDLPALAAGVSVGGFGCVLGSLANLIALRLARLPNGLWEFHRISIPFLLVCAASAALLRLG, from the coding sequence ATGTCGACCTCTTCTCCCTCTTCTGACCAAACACAAGCGGCCCCCAGTGGCAATATGCTGCTCTGGATCCTGTTGGCGCTGGCCCTTGGATTCGCCGTCTGGCAGCCGCGCAGCCCGCAGGCGACCATGGCGCTGGTCGATTGGCAGACCATCGGCGCGCTGGCGGGCCTGCTGGCGATCACCCAGGCGGTCGAGCGCAGTGGCATGCTGCAGGCCACGGCGCAGCGGCTGCTGACTCGGGTATCGACCTTGCGCGGCCTGGCACTGCTGCTGACGGCAACAGCAGCGCTGCTGTCGGCCCTGGTGACCAACGATGTCAGCCTGTTTCTGCTGGTGCCGCTGACGGCCGTGCTGGCAGCGCAGGCCCATTTGCCGTTGGCGCGCCTCGTGGTGCTGCAGGCCTTGGCGGTGAATGCCGGCTCTGCCTTGACCCCCATCGGCAACCCGCAAAACCTCTACCTCTGGCACCGCTCTGGCGAGAGCTTTCTGGGCTTTATGGCGATGATGGGCCCGACCGTCGCCATCATGCTGGCCTGGCTCCTGGTGGCAGTGTGGTGGCTGATGCCGCGCACCGCCATCACGCTCAAGCCGGCTACTGCACCCGTTGCCGTACAGCCGCGTCTGCTGAGCATCGCGGTGCTGCTGTTTGTGGCCTTTGTCATCGCGCTGGAGCGCCACTGGACCTTGGCCGGCCTGGGCCTGGTATTTGGCGTGTTTGCGCTGGCAGCGCCCAAGGTACTGCGCGGTGTGGACTGGGCCTTGCTGGCCACCATTGCGCTGATGTTTGTGGTGCTGCGCCAGGTGGCGGAGCTGCCTGCGATGCAGGCGCTGCTGCTGCAGTGGCCGATTGCCGAGGGCTGGCGCGCCTACCTGGCCGCCATTGTGGCCTCGCAAGTCATCAGCAATGTGCCCGCCACCATCTTGCTCGACGGCACCGTGCGCGACCTGCCCGCCCTGGCCGCCGGGGTCAGCGTGGGCGGCTTTGGCTGCGTGCTGGGCTCGCTCGCCAACCTGATCGCGCTGCGCCTGGCGCGCCTGCCCAACGGCCTGTGGGAGTTTCATCGCATCAGCATTCCGTTCTTGCTGGTGTGCGCGGCCTCGGCGGCGTTGCTGCGTTTGGGCTAA
- a CDS encoding beta-ketoacyl synthase N-terminal-like domain-containing protein, translated as MPTSSVFIASQARSAVVPVGGAFKQLQPHELAAPVLQALLQRAGLPADAVDAVVLGNALGAGGNPARMLALAGQLPLHCAAYTVDTQCCAGLDAIALGASLVASGQAEVVVAGGAEAWSRAPIRATRPLHAGDSAQPYERPPFAPPPHEDPDLLLAAARYAASAGHSRAAQVSYAAASHARALASAAVLAREIIPVAGVVHDAFPRALRQRQLDRMPVVAQTDADLADEARRDHAVSTVAISPKADAAALVLLVSEAACRRWGLHPAAQWLGHQSLGGSPAMPLVLAFEAAQALLQREDVGWSQLAAIELHDAFAVQGLQWQALLQDQGADASLLNRHGGGIARGHPIGASAAVALVRVLADLQQVSPATPGALGLAAVAGAGGLGSAALVRQTALLY; from the coding sequence ATGCCCACTTCCTCCGTCTTTATCGCCAGCCAGGCCCGCAGTGCCGTGGTGCCGGTGGGCGGCGCCTTCAAGCAGCTGCAGCCGCATGAGTTGGCTGCGCCCGTGCTGCAGGCCTTGCTGCAACGCGCAGGGCTGCCCGCCGATGCCGTCGATGCCGTGGTGCTGGGCAATGCTCTGGGCGCCGGCGGCAATCCGGCACGCATGCTTGCGCTAGCGGGCCAGCTGCCGCTGCACTGCGCCGCCTACACGGTCGACACGCAGTGCTGCGCGGGGCTCGACGCTATCGCGCTGGGCGCCAGCCTGGTTGCCAGCGGCCAGGCCGAGGTGGTGGTGGCCGGTGGCGCCGAGGCCTGGAGCCGCGCCCCCATCCGCGCGACCCGCCCCTTGCATGCGGGTGACAGTGCCCAGCCCTATGAGCGCCCGCCCTTCGCCCCGCCGCCGCATGAGGACCCGGATCTGCTACTGGCCGCCGCCCGCTATGCCGCCAGCGCCGGCCACAGCCGCGCCGCGCAAGTCAGCTATGCGGCCGCCAGCCATGCACGCGCGCTGGCAAGCGCCGCTGTGCTGGCGCGCGAGATCATCCCCGTGGCCGGTGTCGTGCACGATGCCTTTCCGCGCGCCTTGCGCCAGCGCCAGCTGGACCGCATGCCGGTGGTCGCGCAGACCGATGCCGACCTGGCCGACGAGGCGCGCCGCGACCATGCCGTCAGCACCGTCGCCATCTCACCCAAGGCCGATGCCGCCGCGCTGGTGCTGCTGGTCAGCGAAGCTGCCTGCCGGCGCTGGGGCCTGCACCCTGCCGCGCAATGGCTGGGCCACCAGTCGCTGGGCGGCTCGCCTGCGATGCCCTTGGTGCTGGCCTTTGAGGCTGCCCAGGCCTTGCTGCAGCGAGAGGATGTGGGCTGGTCGCAGCTGGCCGCCATCGAATTGCACGACGCCTTTGCGGTGCAGGGCCTGCAATGGCAGGCGCTGCTGCAAGACCAGGGTGCGGATGCCAGCCTGCTCAACCGCCATGGCGGCGGCATCGCACGCGGCCACCCGATTGGTGCATCGGCGGCAGTGGCCTTGGTCCGCGTGCTGGCGGATCTGCAGCAGGTATCGCCTGCAACGCCCGGCGCACTGGGCCTGGCGGCTGTGGCCGGTGCCGGCGGCCTGGGCAGCGCGGCGCTGGTGCGTCAAACGGCGCTGCTATATTGA
- the ntrC gene encoding nitrogen regulation protein NR(I) encodes MKPIWIVDDDPSIRFVLEKALAREQLPTRSFVHPKEVLEAFDNVSDQALAPSVLVSDIRMPGGNGLQLLEQVHEDHPQLPVIIMTAYSDLDSAVSAFQRGAFEYLPKPFDLPKAVELIKRAVQQSESQAPELSQSGGNGEMLGQAPAMQDVFRAIGRLSQSNVTVMVTGESGSGKELVARALHKHSPVAGGPFVAINTAAIPKDLLESELFGHERGAFTGAQTQRRGRFEQAEGGTLFLDEIGDMPFDLQTRLLRVLSDGHFYRVGGHVPVKSHVRVIAATHQNLEDRVHKGVFREDLFHRLNVIRLRLPPLRERKEDIPMLARHFLAASAKQLGVEPKQLSEAALAQLAQFAFPGNVRQLENICHWITVMAPAQWVSVQDLPPEVLQATPAAPLASASLASAAQPVQAAPQDHSYRPAAAEVPASQPVVSMPVHGLASGAAQGGDWEGDLAREADVLLQSGSTEVWDVLSRRFESQLIKSALAATHGRRMEAAQRLGIGRNTITRKIQELGLSASDD; translated from the coding sequence ATGAAACCAATCTGGATAGTGGATGATGACCCGTCGATCCGATTTGTACTGGAGAAGGCACTCGCCCGCGAGCAGCTGCCCACGCGCAGCTTTGTGCATCCCAAGGAAGTACTCGAAGCCTTTGACAATGTGAGCGACCAGGCACTGGCGCCGTCAGTGCTGGTCAGCGACATCCGCATGCCGGGTGGCAATGGCCTGCAGTTGCTCGAACAGGTGCATGAGGACCATCCGCAGCTGCCGGTCATCATCATGACCGCCTACTCGGACCTGGACAGCGCCGTCTCGGCCTTCCAGCGCGGGGCCTTTGAATACCTGCCCAAACCGTTTGACCTGCCCAAGGCCGTGGAGCTGATCAAGCGCGCCGTGCAGCAAAGCGAAAGCCAGGCGCCTGAGCTGTCCCAGTCGGGCGGCAATGGCGAGATGCTGGGCCAGGCCCCGGCGATGCAGGATGTGTTCCGCGCCATCGGCCGCCTGTCGCAAAGCAATGTCACGGTGATGGTGACGGGCGAGTCTGGCTCGGGCAAGGAGCTGGTCGCGCGCGCGCTGCACAAGCATTCGCCGGTGGCGGGTGGCCCGTTTGTGGCCATCAACACCGCCGCCATTCCCAAGGACTTGCTCGAGAGCGAGCTGTTTGGCCATGAACGCGGTGCCTTCACCGGCGCGCAGACCCAGCGCCGGGGCCGCTTTGAGCAGGCTGAGGGCGGCACCTTGTTTCTGGACGAAATCGGCGACATGCCGTTTGACCTGCAGACCCGGCTGCTGCGTGTGCTGTCTGACGGGCATTTCTACCGCGTCGGCGGCCATGTGCCGGTCAAGTCGCATGTGCGCGTGATAGCGGCCACCCACCAGAACCTGGAAGACCGGGTGCACAAGGGCGTGTTCCGCGAGGATTTGTTCCACCGCCTCAATGTGATCCGCCTGCGCCTGCCACCGCTGCGCGAGCGCAAGGAAGACATTCCGATGCTGGCGCGCCACTTTCTGGCAGCCAGCGCCAAGCAATTGGGGGTGGAGCCCAAGCAGCTGTCGGAAGCGGCACTGGCCCAACTGGCCCAGTTTGCGTTCCCGGGCAATGTGCGGCAGCTGGAGAACATCTGCCACTGGATCACCGTCATGGCGCCCGCGCAATGGGTGTCCGTGCAGGATCTGCCGCCCGAGGTGCTGCAGGCCACGCCGGCTGCGCCACTGGCCTCCGCCAGTCTGGCCAGCGCAGCGCAACCGGTGCAGGCCGCGCCGCAAGACCACAGCTACCGGCCCGCTGCCGCTGAGGTGCCTGCCAGCCAGCCCGTCGTGTCCATGCCCGTCCATGGCTTGGCCAGCGGTGCAGCCCAGGGCGGTGATTGGGAGGGCGACCTGGCCCGCGAGGCCGATGTGCTGCTGCAATCGGGCAGCACCGAGGTCTGGGATGTGCTCAGCCGGCGCTTTGAATCGCAGCTGATCAAGAGTGCACTGGCCGCCACCCATGGCCGGCGCATGGAAGCGGCCCAACGCCTGGGCATTGGCCGCAACACCATCACCCGCAAGATCCAGGAGCTGGGGCTGTCGGCCAGCGATGATTGA
- a CDS encoding energy-coupling factor transporter transmembrane component T — MGTLYSEIPSWMHRLPAGLKLLLLALSSMALLALSDLRIQALAFAAIALLYASLGAASRPTRRLVVVAVIASALVGGLHAATGQPWLGLTSGLRLVSTTMLGAMLTATTRFGDLLGVAEWLLSPLARLGLPVERLALQLGLMLRFSEQFFVQWQRLADAYRVRTGRPGGWRLLAPLTIHMLITARKVADALAIRLKL, encoded by the coding sequence ATGGGCACGCTCTACAGCGAAATCCCCAGCTGGATGCACCGGCTGCCTGCCGGGCTCAAGCTCTTGCTGCTGGCCCTGAGCAGCATGGCCTTGCTGGCGCTCAGCGATCTGCGTATACAGGCGCTGGCGTTTGCTGCGATTGCCTTGTTGTACGCCAGCCTGGGCGCGGCCTCGCGCCCCACGCGCCGGCTGGTGGTGGTGGCCGTGATTGCGTCGGCGCTGGTGGGCGGCCTGCATGCAGCCACCGGCCAGCCCTGGCTGGGCCTGACCAGCGGCCTGCGCCTGGTCAGCACGACGATGCTGGGCGCGATGCTGACGGCAACCACCCGTTTTGGCGATCTGCTGGGCGTGGCCGAATGGCTGCTGTCGCCGCTCGCCCGCCTGGGCCTGCCAGTCGAGCGCCTGGCGCTGCAGCTGGGGCTGATGCTGCGCTTTTCCGAACAGTTCTTTGTGCAATGGCAGCGCCTGGCCGATGCCTACCGGGTGCGCACCGGCCGCCCGGGCGGCTGGCGCTTGCTGGCACCCCTGACCATCCATATGCTCATCACCGCCCGCAAGGTGGCCGATGCGCTGGCCATTCGCCTCAAGCTCTAG
- a CDS encoding AAA family ATPase encodes MLSTLAIANYRSLRQLLVPLGQLTVITGPNGSGKSSVYKALRLLADIAHGGVVRSLVREGGLASTLWAGPEEITERMRRGDVPVQGTVRRKPVQLQLGFASDDEGFGYAIDIGMPTPSVALQAFAHDPEIKHEALWAGPHWRPSATLVERQAAQLRLRGSGRSAQGWQPVERPIPRWASMLTEFVDPVAAPEMLTVREQLRSWRFYDHFRSDVDAPARQPQLGTYTPVLSNDGADLAAAWETIHAIGDHEALMAAVDDAFAGATISVHQDGSRLALLMHQPGLLRPLHTNELSDGTLRYLLWIAALLTPRPPQMLVLNEPETSLHPDLLPALGRLVAVAARQTQVIVVTHANRLLAALEDAAAELDYQAIHLEKNLGETHIANIPASELPRWQWHER; translated from the coding sequence ATGCTCAGCACCCTAGCCATTGCCAACTACCGCTCCTTGCGCCAGCTGCTGGTGCCGCTGGGGCAGCTCACCGTCATCACCGGACCCAATGGCAGCGGCAAAAGCAGTGTCTACAAGGCCCTGCGGCTGCTGGCCGATATCGCCCATGGTGGCGTGGTGCGCTCCTTGGTGCGCGAGGGTGGGCTGGCATCTACCCTCTGGGCGGGGCCCGAAGAAATCACGGAGCGCATGCGCCGTGGCGACGTGCCGGTGCAAGGCACGGTGCGGCGCAAACCGGTGCAGCTGCAGCTGGGTTTTGCGTCCGACGATGAGGGCTTTGGCTACGCAATCGATATCGGTATGCCCACACCTTCGGTCGCGCTGCAGGCCTTTGCGCATGATCCGGAAATCAAGCACGAAGCGCTGTGGGCCGGCCCCCACTGGCGCCCCAGCGCCACCCTGGTGGAGCGCCAGGCTGCCCAACTGCGCCTACGCGGCAGCGGACGCTCGGCGCAAGGCTGGCAGCCCGTCGAGCGCCCTATCCCGCGCTGGGCCAGCATGCTGACCGAGTTTGTCGACCCCGTTGCCGCGCCCGAGATGCTGACGGTGCGCGAGCAGCTGCGCTCCTGGCGCTTTTACGACCATTTCCGCAGTGATGTGGATGCCCCCGCGCGCCAGCCGCAGCTGGGCACTTATACGCCGGTGCTCAGCAACGATGGCGCCGATCTGGCAGCGGCCTGGGAAACCATCCACGCCATTGGCGACCACGAGGCGCTGATGGCAGCGGTCGACGATGCGTTTGCCGGCGCCACCATCTCCGTACACCAGGATGGCAGCCGCCTAGCGCTGCTGATGCACCAGCCCGGCCTGCTGCGCCCGTTGCACACCAATGAGCTGTCCGACGGCACCCTGCGCTACTTGCTATGGATTGCCGCGCTGCTGACACCGCGCCCGCCGCAGATGCTGGTGCTCAATGAGCCCGAAACCAGCCTGCATCCCGACCTGCTGCCTGCCTTGGGCCGCCTGGTGGCGGTGGCTGCGCGCCAGACGCAGGTGATCGTCGTCACCCATGCCAACCGGCTGCTGGCTGCGCTGGAAGACGCCGCAGCCGAGCTGGACTACCAGGCCATCCATTTGGAAAAGAATCTGGGCGAGACCCATATTGCCAATATCCCGGCGAGCGAGCTGCCGCGCTGGCAATGGCATGAGCGCTAG
- the xth gene encoding exodeoxyribonuclease III → MKIATWNVNSLSVRLPQVLEWLAANPVDVLGLQELKLTDDKFPHEALAEAGYQAVAFGQKTYNGVALLSRGELKDVVRANPQFADEQSRIIAGTVASPAGDIRVINCYFVNGQEPGSDKFAYKLRWLSGLEAYVKAEMALHPRLVLVGDFNVAPEDRDSYDPDGLRDTIHHTKEERDAFQGLLALGLTDAYRLFEQPEKSYSWWDYRMLGFQKNRGLRIDHILVSDALKGAVSACTIDRAPRKNKQPSDHAPVVVTLG, encoded by the coding sequence ATGAAAATAGCGACTTGGAACGTCAACTCCCTCTCCGTCCGCCTGCCACAGGTGCTGGAATGGCTGGCGGCCAACCCGGTCGATGTGCTGGGCCTGCAGGAGCTCAAGCTGACCGATGACAAGTTTCCGCATGAGGCTTTGGCGGAGGCCGGCTACCAGGCAGTGGCCTTTGGCCAGAAGACCTACAACGGCGTGGCCCTGCTCAGCCGGGGCGAGCTCAAGGATGTGGTGCGCGCCAACCCGCAGTTTGCCGATGAGCAGTCGCGCATCATCGCCGGCACGGTGGCCAGCCCGGCTGGCGATATCCGGGTGATCAACTGCTACTTCGTCAACGGCCAGGAGCCCGGCTCGGACAAGTTTGCCTACAAGCTGCGCTGGCTCAGCGGGCTGGAAGCCTATGTGAAGGCCGAGATGGCCTTGCACCCGCGCCTGGTGCTGGTGGGCGACTTCAATGTGGCGCCGGAAGACCGCGACAGCTACGACCCCGATGGCCTGCGCGACACCATCCACCACACCAAGGAGGAGCGCGATGCCTTCCAGGGCCTGCTTGCCTTGGGCCTGACCGATGCCTACCGCCTGTTTGAGCAGCCCGAAAAAAGCTACAGCTGGTGGGACTATCGCATGCTGGGCTTCCAGAAAAACCGGGGCCTGCGCATTGACCATATCCTGGTGAGCGACGCACTCAAGGGTGCGGTGAGCGCCTGCACGATTGACCGCGCACCGCGCAAGAACAAGCAGCCCAGCGACCATGCGCCGGTGGTGGTGACCCTGGGCTGA